One genomic window of Rhizomicrobium sp. includes the following:
- a CDS encoding GNAT family N-acetyltransferase: MSLDISVVRTLDELAQVFSVRARVYAGEQRCPYDEEFDGNDFTATHILARCGGEPVGSLRIRYFGSFAKIERLAVLPAHRGTKTGLEIARMGIDLCRNKGFTRLYAHVQRRLVPFWERLGFAPAGQNRVLRFSDHEYCEMLAEFEPLETELNLYSDPMILLRPEGRWERPGVLDRSAARPATNPH; this comes from the coding sequence ATGAGCCTTGACATCTCGGTGGTGCGGACGCTGGACGAGCTCGCGCAGGTGTTCTCCGTCCGCGCGCGGGTCTATGCCGGCGAACAGCGCTGCCCCTATGACGAGGAGTTCGACGGCAACGACTTCACCGCGACGCATATCCTCGCGCGATGCGGCGGCGAGCCGGTCGGCTCGCTGCGCATACGGTATTTCGGGAGCTTCGCGAAAATCGAACGCCTCGCCGTGCTGCCGGCCCATCGGGGGACCAAGACCGGTCTGGAGATCGCGCGGATGGGTATCGATCTGTGCCGCAACAAGGGCTTCACGCGGCTCTATGCCCATGTCCAAAGGCGGCTGGTGCCGTTCTGGGAGCGGCTGGGCTTCGCGCCGGCCGGCCAGAACCGGGTGCTGCGCTTTTCCGATCACGAATATTGCGAGATGCTGGCCGAATTCGAACCGCTGGAGACCGAACTCAACCTGTACAGCGATCCGATGATCCTGCTGCGGCCGGAGGGACGGTGGGAGCGGCCCGGCGTGCTCGACCGTTCCGCGGCGCGGCCGGCGACAAATCCGCACTGA
- a CDS encoding ectonucleotide pyrophosphatase/phosphodiesterase, which translates to MRLAALAFAALLAAAAPAAAAPVLMISIDGLRPADVIDAPARGLKVPNLRAIMADGAWASGVRNTLPTVTYPDHTTLITGVWPAVHGVTSNTVFDPLGKNMDGWYWYARDIKVATLWDMVHKAGGKVASVSWPVSVGTPFIDYDIPEYWRAFVPVEDAKLVNALSTPGLADELSRVAHTDQTALVGTEVDNDQARTAFAIALLQLKRPQFTTVHLASLDHNQHKFGPGTPQAHAVLEQTDAMIGEIVAAARQAEPGIVIAIVSDHGFAPVEHDVNLISAFAKAGLVTRDAKTGKITAWQAEPWNAGGSTAIMLADPADAAVKAKVAALLKTLAADPANGIGEVIDRDGIARRGGGVEPSFWVDYRIGYEGGRELDGPLVGPPTNKGTHGYFPSHPEMRATFMIDGIAKKGTLGEIDMIDIAPTLAKVLGVELPQATGKPLF; encoded by the coding sequence ATGCGTCTCGCCGCCCTCGCCTTCGCCGCGCTTCTCGCCGCCGCCGCTCCCGCCGCCGCCGCGCCGGTCTTGATGATCTCGATCGACGGGCTGCGCCCCGCCGACGTGATCGACGCGCCGGCGCGCGGTCTCAAGGTCCCCAATCTGCGCGCGATCATGGCCGACGGCGCCTGGGCCAGCGGCGTGCGCAACACGCTGCCGACCGTGACCTATCCCGACCACACCACGCTGATCACCGGCGTGTGGCCCGCCGTCCACGGCGTCACCAGCAACACGGTGTTCGATCCCCTGGGCAAGAACATGGACGGCTGGTACTGGTATGCGCGCGACATCAAGGTCGCGACGCTGTGGGACATGGTGCACAAGGCGGGCGGCAAGGTGGCGAGCGTGAGCTGGCCGGTCAGCGTCGGCACGCCCTTCATCGACTACGACATCCCCGAATATTGGCGCGCCTTCGTGCCGGTGGAGGACGCCAAGCTCGTCAACGCGCTCTCGACGCCGGGGCTGGCGGACGAGCTGTCGCGCGTCGCCCACACCGACCAGACCGCGCTCGTCGGCACGGAGGTCGACAACGACCAGGCGCGCACCGCCTTCGCCATCGCGCTGCTGCAGCTCAAGCGGCCGCAGTTCACGACCGTGCATCTGGCCAGCCTGGACCACAACCAGCACAAATTCGGGCCCGGCACGCCGCAGGCGCATGCGGTGCTGGAGCAGACCGACGCGATGATCGGCGAGATCGTCGCCGCCGCGCGCCAGGCCGAGCCCGGCATCGTCATCGCCATCGTCTCCGATCACGGCTTCGCGCCGGTGGAGCATGACGTGAACCTGATCTCGGCCTTCGCGAAGGCCGGCCTCGTCACCCGCGACGCCAAGACGGGCAAGATCACGGCATGGCAGGCGGAGCCGTGGAACGCCGGCGGCTCGACCGCGATCATGCTGGCCGATCCGGCGGATGCGGCGGTGAAGGCCAAGGTCGCGGCGCTGCTGAAGACGCTGGCGGCCGATCCGGCGAACGGCATCGGCGAGGTGATCGACCGCGACGGCATCGCCCGGCGCGGCGGCGGCGTGGAGCCGAGCTTCTGGGTCGACTACCGCATCGGTTACGAGGGCGGCAGGGAGCTCGACGGCCCGCTGGTGGGTCCGCCGACGAACAAGGGCACGCACGGCTATTTCCCGTCGCATCCCGAAATGCGCGCGACGTTCATGATCGACGGCATCGCGAAGAAGGGCACGCTGGGCGAGATCGACATGATCGACATCGCCCCGACCCTGGCGAAAGTGCTCGGCGTGGAGCTGCCCCAAGCGACGGGCAAGCCGCTGTTTTGA